The Candidatus Rokuibacteriota bacterium genome has a window encoding:
- a CDS encoding ABC transporter substrate-binding protein has translation MGKVSTSRAPAWLSLLALAVAALVVVAPAMLAAQARPAGAPAELKLGFVDFFSGAAATFGTPGKNTAEWLVDKWNKEGGIKGVRVKLVMLDESGGPDKQVTEFRRLALDEKVDAVVGYTSSANCLALAPVAEELRVLTIIHVCGTHRLTEDRQLKYVFRTSNNQASDSVIAARYVLAMKPDVKTIAGANEDYAWGRDSWEAFKIAIQRFKPDVRVAAELWTKIQAGEYSAEISKLLAAKPDVIHSSFWGGGLITFVKQGAPRGLFKESLVFLSTGEQALQELKKEMPDGVIAAPRATPGYFLYPDPGKNPMQKDFVDGIKARFGRYPDYPSHRTYQALAGLKAAYEKAIGQAGGRWPKTEDVIKAFEGLTWQTPYGPITMRSDHQAVHGGIVGLTKFNPEFGFPTLDRLVVMRAEEITPPLGMKTLDWVGTLKK, from the coding sequence ATGGGCAAGGTATCAACGTCAAGAGCGCCCGCCTGGCTGAGCCTGCTCGCTCTCGCGGTGGCGGCGCTGGTCGTGGTTGCCCCCGCAATGCTGGCGGCGCAGGCCCGCCCCGCCGGGGCACCCGCCGAACTGAAGCTGGGCTTCGTCGACTTCTTTTCGGGGGCGGCGGCCACCTTCGGCACCCCTGGAAAGAACACCGCCGAGTGGCTCGTGGACAAATGGAACAAGGAAGGCGGGATCAAGGGGGTCAGGGTCAAGCTGGTGATGCTGGACGAGAGCGGTGGGCCCGACAAGCAGGTGACCGAGTTCCGCCGTCTGGCCCTGGATGAGAAGGTCGACGCGGTCGTCGGCTATACCTCCAGCGCCAACTGCCTGGCCCTCGCGCCCGTGGCCGAGGAGCTGAGGGTCCTGACCATTATCCACGTCTGCGGGACCCACCGGCTGACCGAGGACAGGCAGCTGAAGTACGTTTTCCGCACGTCGAACAACCAGGCCTCGGACAGCGTGATCGCGGCCCGCTACGTGCTCGCCATGAAGCCAGACGTGAAGACCATCGCCGGCGCGAACGAGGACTACGCCTGGGGACGCGATTCGTGGGAGGCTTTCAAGATCGCGATCCAGCGGTTCAAACCGGACGTCAGAGTCGCGGCCGAGCTCTGGACGAAGATCCAGGCCGGCGAGTACTCGGCGGAGATCTCCAAGCTCCTGGCGGCCAAGCCGGATGTGATCCACTCGAGCTTCTGGGGCGGCGGCCTGATCACGTTCGTCAAGCAGGGGGCCCCGCGCGGACTTTTCAAGGAGAGCCTGGTGTTCCTGAGCACCGGGGAGCAGGCGCTGCAGGAGCTGAAGAAAGAGATGCCCGACGGGGTGATCGCGGCTCCCAGAGCCACGCCGGGCTATTTCCTGTATCCGGACCCCGGCAAGAACCCGATGCAGAAGGACTTCGTCGACGGCATCAAGGCGCGGTTCGGGCGCTATCCGGATTACCCCTCCCACCGTACCTACCAGGCGCTCGCTGGCTTGAAGGCGGCCTATGAGAAGGCTATCGGCCAGGCGGGCGGCCGGTGGCCGAAGACCGAGGACGTCATCAAGGCCTTCGAAGGCCTGACCTGGCAGACTCCGTACGGGCCCATCACGATGCGATCCGACCACCAGGCCGTTCACGGCGGCATCGTGGGGCTGACGAAGTTCAACCCGGAGTTCGGGTTCCCGACGCTGGACCGCCTCGTCGTGATGCGCGCCGAGGAGATCACGCCACCGCTCGGGATGAAGACGCTCGACTGGGTGGGAACGCTGAAGAAATAG
- a CDS encoding cupin domain-containing protein, producing MTPLDELLRQRMVRFADRVPDWDAFADARIEGYRRAQHRFIGTGASGKADARVIPAEHFTLSVMLVPPGQGNAPHTHEVEEVFFVLEGRVRVFLQDGDGRRAEAVLGRWDCVSCPAGVIHGFENIGAEPAYIQVMLGHAQPGLMGYVDPGLQQQRDVHLKAGRT from the coding sequence ATGACACCGCTTGACGAACTCTTGAGGCAACGCATGGTCCGCTTCGCGGACCGGGTCCCCGACTGGGACGCGTTCGCGGACGCGCGGATCGAGGGCTACCGGCGCGCCCAGCATCGCTTCATCGGCACCGGCGCCTCGGGGAAAGCCGACGCCCGCGTCATCCCCGCCGAGCACTTCACGCTGAGCGTCATGCTCGTGCCGCCGGGCCAGGGCAACGCACCCCACACGCACGAGGTGGAGGAGGTCTTCTTCGTTTTGGAAGGCCGGGTGCGGGTGTTCTTGCAGGACGGGGACGGGCGACGCGCCGAGGCCGTGCTGGGCCGCTGGGACTGCGTCTCCTGCCCCGCGGGCGTGATCCACGGCTTCGAGAACATCGGCGCTGAGCCCGCCTACATCCAGGTGATGCTGGGACACGCGCAACCCGGCCTGATGGGGTACGTCGATCCCGGTCTCCAGCAGCAGCGGGATGTCCATCTCAAGGCTGGCCGGACGTGA